In Candidatus Sulfurimonas marisnigri, a single genomic region encodes these proteins:
- a CDS encoding tyrosine-type recombinase/integrase gives MDNIESKGIGNSTKEGVKNLLMPIFKREFELQNIDRNPLKLVKTNYKREKTFLNSTQDELKEIVKKVYQGITTQSHGGVNTEVLFLLSLLTGRRIGELTQLKYTDINFETKRIKVRAETTKTRKDNTHLYQYPVPEVVIELLIHNKDLDEKIFPSHKDTYIRNYKVMIQKIKLGTDYKVSSHTNRKFFISLCTKFNTDFVNEVVLSHTSNEMKSVYLTYNNEDIQELYEYYSDIIK, from the coding sequence ATGGATAATATAGAAAGTAAAGGAATAGGAAACTCAACTAAAGAAGGAGTTAAAAACTTATTAATGCCTATATTTAAAAGAGAGTTTGAACTACAAAATATAGATAGAAATCCATTAAAACTTGTAAAAACTAACTACAAAAGAGAGAAAACATTTTTAAATTCAACACAAGATGAATTAAAAGAAATAGTTAAAAAAGTGTATCAAGGTATTACTACTCAATCACATGGTGGTGTTAACACTGAAGTACTATTTTTACTTTCGTTATTAACTGGTCGTCGAATAGGAGAGTTAACACAGTTAAAATATACTGATATTAACTTTGAAACTAAACGAATAAAAGTAAGGGCGGAAACAACTAAAACAAGAAAAGACAATACTCACCTATACCAATATCCTGTACCCGAAGTTGTAATAGAGTTATTAATACATAACAAAGACTTAGATGAAAAAATATTTCCTAGTCATAAAGATACTTATATTAGAAACTATAAAGTAATGATACAAAAAATAAAATTAGGTACAGACTACAAAGTAAGTTCACACACTAATAGAAAGTTTTTTATATCATTATGTACAAAATTTAATACTGACTTTGTAAATGAAGTAGTACTGTCACATACGAGTAATGAAATGAAAAGTGTTTACTTAACTTATAACAATGAAGATATACAAGAATTATACGAATACTATTCGGATATAATTA
- the hsrA gene encoding homeostatic response regulator transcription factor HsrA — protein MRILIIEDEVTLNKMLAEGLKEFGYQSDVVETLKDGEYYLDIRNYDLVLMDWMLPDGNSVDIIGDIKIKTPKTTVIVLSARDDNESEIEALRSGADDYIRKPFDFDVLIARIEARLRFGGSNIISIDDLVINPEEEKITYKEQDIELKGKPFEVLTHLARHRDQIVSKEQLLDAIWEEPELVTPNVIEVAINQIRQKMDKPLGITTIETVRRRGYRFCFPKEIS, from the coding sequence ATGCGCATTCTTATTATAGAAGATGAAGTTACATTAAACAAAATGCTTGCTGAAGGATTAAAAGAATTTGGCTACCAAAGCGATGTTGTTGAAACACTTAAAGACGGTGAATATTACTTAGATATCCGTAACTACGACCTAGTATTAATGGACTGGATGCTTCCTGATGGAAACTCTGTAGATATTATAGGTGACATAAAAATTAAGACTCCAAAAACTACTGTAATAGTTTTATCTGCTAGAGATGACAACGAGAGTGAGATTGAAGCTCTAAGAAGTGGTGCTGATGACTATATCAGAAAACCATTTGACTTCGATGTTCTAATTGCACGTATTGAAGCTCGTCTTCGTTTTGGAGGAAGTAATATTATTTCAATAGACGATTTAGTTATCAACCCTGAAGAGGAAAAAATAACTTACAAAGAGCAAGATATAGAGCTTAAAGGTAAACCTTTTGAAGTTCTAACTCACTTAGCTCGTCACCGTGATCAAATTGTTTCTAAAGAACAACTACTAGACGCGATTTGGGAAGAGCCTGAGCTTGTTACTCCAAATGTTATTGAAGTTGCTATCAACCAAATTCGTCAAAAAATGGACAAACCATTAGGAATCACAACAATTGAAACTGTTCGTCGTCGTGGATACCGTTTCTGCTTCCCAAAAGAAATTAGTTAA
- a CDS encoding dihydroneopterin aldolase, producing the protein MTIHIEDLKFQCIIGILDFERITKQDVIVNLTIDYNNENSFINYADIVQIVKENMIKSEFLLIEDALNSLNLKLIKEYNSIKSIKIKITKPSILPDCVVSVSNHYKSQS; encoded by the coding sequence GTGACTATACATATAGAAGATTTAAAGTTCCAATGCATTATTGGAATTTTAGACTTTGAGAGAATTACGAAGCAAGATGTAATAGTAAATTTAACAATTGATTATAACAATGAAAATAGTTTTATAAATTACGCAGATATAGTACAAATCGTTAAGGAAAATATGATTAAAAGTGAATTCCTACTTATAGAAGATGCTTTAAACAGCCTAAATTTAAAGTTAATTAAAGAATACAACTCCATAAAAAGCATAAAAATAAAGATAACAAAACCTTCAATTTTACCCGACTGTGTGGTAAGTGTAAGCAATCATTACAAATCCCAATCTTAA
- the plsY gene encoding glycerol-3-phosphate 1-O-acyltransferase PlsY: MDFLFNPNVQFFIVAYLVGGIPFGLLLSKKFAGVDIKASGSGSIGATNVLRVVKETNPALAKKLGAATLALDALKGALVLIVAYFSGVSEATLWGISVLAVIGHCFSPYLNFEGGKGVATGMGVMMFMLPIETIIALVVWAIGAKVIKISSLSSLTALAALMIASFLLHPEMAHAPVILIGFILFYKHIPNLIRLFKGEEKRVV, from the coding sequence ATGGATTTTTTATTTAACCCAAACGTACAGTTTTTTATAGTAGCTTATTTAGTCGGAGGGATACCTTTTGGTTTACTACTTTCAAAAAAGTTTGCTGGCGTAGACATAAAGGCTAGCGGTTCTGGGAGCATTGGTGCTACAAATGTTTTAAGAGTAGTGAAAGAGACTAATCCCGCTTTGGCAAAAAAACTAGGTGCTGCAACTTTAGCGCTTGATGCTCTAAAGGGTGCTTTAGTTTTAATAGTAGCTTACTTTTCAGGCGTTAGTGAAGCAACACTTTGGGGAATCTCAGTTTTGGCTGTTATTGGCCACTGTTTTAGCCCTTATCTAAACTTTGAAGGTGGTAAAGGTGTTGCAACAGGGATGGGCGTTATGATGTTTATGCTTCCTATAGAGACAATAATAGCACTTGTAGTTTGGGCTATAGGAGCAAAAGTTATTAAAATATCTTCACTCTCTTCACTAACAGCACTGGCTGCTCTAATGATTGCTAGCTTTTTACTTCACCCTGAAATGGCTCATGCTCCTGTTATCCTTATAGGTTTTATTCTATTTTATAAACATATTCCAAATCTTATTCGTCTGTTTAAAGGTGAAGAAAAAAGAGTAGTTTAG